The genomic DNA TCCCTGTCGAGTAATCGGGGCTTCGGGGTTGATACAGAAGGCGACGACAGTTGATCGTTCGGTCGCGGTCACACGGACCTCGCTGTCGGCAGGCACGAGGGCGCTTTCCGTGTAGCCGACTGGCTCGTCCTCGACTGTCACGGCTCCATCAAAGACATATAGGTATGTGACACAGCCGGCTCGCGATGGCAGTGTGACAGTGGCGTCTGGGTCGAGTCGACAGTCATAGAAATGGACGTCGTTACGGACGTACAGCGGCGCATCGCCGTCTTCAGGGCCGAACAAGTACCGCCATTCGTCAGGGGCAGCATCCGGAATCGGTCCGTGCTGGATGTTCGGTTCCAAATTTAGACTGTGTGGCCGAACGAAGATCTGTAACATCCGCAGCGGGGGGTCATCCCCGTAGGTCTCTTCGGCGTGCCAGAAGCCACTGCCGGCGTTCATCACCATCAGGTGCTCGGAGTCCGTGACCAGTTCGTTGCCCTGCCGGTCGTCGTGACGCATCACGCCGTCGGGTACCCACGAGACGATCTCCTCGTTGCGATGCTGGTGCATCCGAATTAGCGTGCCGGGGTCCATGAACGACTCCACGACCGTCGCGAGTGGCCCGTAACCGTGGTCATCGTGTTCCGGAACT from Halomicroarcula saliterrae includes the following:
- a CDS encoding pirin family protein, yielding MDEHPPTEAGPPIYTAPRTQVSQNQGKFRIHLNFPGHAVPEHDDHGYGPLATVVESFMDPGTLIRMHQHRNEEIVSWVPDGVMRHDDRQGNELVTDSEHLMVMNAGSGFWHAEETYGDDPPLRMLQIFVRPHSLNLEPNIQHGPIPDAAPDEWRYLFGPEDGDAPLYVRNDVHFYDCRLDPDATVTLPSRAGCVTYLYVFDGAVTVEDEPVGYTESALVPADSEVRVTATERSTVVAFCINPEAPITRQGTIGR